The Eggerthella guodeyinii sequence TTCCTCGATCGCCTGCGAAAGGTCCCGAGCGTCAAGCTCGTCCTCGAGACGCTCGAGCGTCCACTGGCGCACTTGCGCGGAAAACGTGGAACCGTTCATCTCGGCGAATGCGGCAATCCATTCTTTCTCGTTCGGTTCGAACCGAATAGCCGATGCCGTCATGGCCATAAGTGTCTCCTTTAATGAGTTTACATTGTCAACTCATTATGGTGCATACCGTTTACGTTGTCAACGGTATGCAAGAAAACGCGTCCCGAATACGGAACCGGTCGCTTCAGGGGGTTCTAGCCGCCGCGAGGGAGGAGTTATTTCCCTTCGCCGTATAGATCGCATTCTTCGATGACCTGCATAGGCACGCCTTTTGCTTGCCAGTCGAGCGCCTTCTTGACTTTGCCGCCGTAACTGCCGAGGGAGTACGCCTCGCTGCCGCATCCTCCAATGACCACGTAATCGCATTTTTTAGTGACGCTCTGCAGCACCTCGCCGCCGCGCCCTCGAATGAATGCCGAGACGTCATCTTTGGTTCCGTGGTTGAAGGAACCGGTCAGCACGAATTTTTTGTCGGCGAAGCCCACGTTGCCTTCAATGCTGTTGGAGGGATTGACGATGTGGGAGATGAGGCCTGCGAGCTCGTTTGACTCGGCTTCGTCGATCCATCCGTCTGCGATAGCGTTTTGAAGCAGCGAGACGACGGGCGAAAGCGCAGGGTCGGACGCTAGTTCTTCGTGCAGTCCGAAGAACTCCAAAACTGCCTCTGCTTCGAACGTCGACACCTCTCCGTTGGACACGACTTCTTCCAGCAACGGTATAAGCCACTGCATGGCCTTGGTCTTGTCGGAGACGCTTCGATGTTGACCTCCGCTTTGCTTGCGGCGTTTCGCACCTGGCTCGTATGCTATGAAGTCCGGCATGCTGCCGGTCATTCTGACGAGCGTCCAGAATACGCGCATGCACGCCGCGGCATCGCTCTCGGCCTGATGGTGCTTCGCCAAATCGATGCCCAGAGCCTCGCATACTTGTGGAAGCTTCCCGCCGCCTATGAAGTCGATCCTTTTCGACATGTCGAGCGTGCATGCGTAGCTCATCTTGGGAGAGGGGATGCCGTATGAAACCAGCGTCTTGGTCAAGACGCCGAGGTCGAATCGAGCGTTATGCGCAACCACGCCGTCGACGGGGAAGAACGCGGACAGTGAATCATCCCAGAGCTCCGGGAACGTCTTCGCGTTGAGGACGTCTGTCGGAGCGATGCCGTGTATACGAATGTTGATGTCGTCGAAGCCCGATTCGGGGTTTACGAGATACGACTTCTTTTCTACGATGGCACCGTCCTGATCGGTGACGACGGCCCCGATCGAGCAAATACGATCGTTGTGCCTGTTTGGCGTTTCCACATCGAAAAAGGTGTACAGCATCTGTCTCATCCTCCAAGAAGCCGATCTAATCGATGAATTTCGTCGGCGCGGACAACGACGATTTCGAGAACGCCCCTTCAGCGATTACGCAACCGTTGCGCACTCGGCATTCCGCCAGGCTCGAGCATTCTCTAAACGCATGCTCTGCAATGGAGGCGAGTCTTTCGCAGGAAGCCGATTGCAGCGAAGAGCAACGATAGAACGCCCCACGACCGACCGCTTTCAGATTGCTGAACGTCACGCTGTCGAGGTTTTCGCAACCGGAAAACGCGCATTCGTCGACAAAGACCAAGGATTCGATTTTGCGTTTCGACGAAGGCGACAGTTCGGGTGCGATCCGACGCAGCGAAGAGCAGTTCTCGAACGCCCCTTCTCCTATGGTCACGACTTCTTCGACTGCAACCTCGTCAAGAGCGCTGCATTCGTAAAATGCTCCAGCATGTATATGCAGTACATGCGGCATGATTGCTTTGGTCAGGTTTTTGCATTTCCAAAACGCCGCTCCCGAAACGGAAACGACTTCCTCGTCCACGATCAACGTGGCGATCTCGTTCTTTATAGAATTCCACGGATTGTCATCGAAGCGTCCCGATTCCTTGTTCTGGGTGAATCTCGGCATCTTCCCCGTTCCCGATATTCTGAGCGTTCCATCGGATTGGCTGAACTCCCAGTTGACGGATGAGCCGAGAATGCTCTTTTTCATCCTTGTCTCCTTGCTCGCTCGATTCCGAACCGATTTAATCATAGTAACAGTCGCGCAAGGGGAATGGAATATCACGTGGCGCCTTTGCGGCTGTCGATCCGCCATCTCTCCAAAGGGTCGGCGCCATGCGCACCGTCTCTTAAGTTTTCCTTAATCTTGCCTTGTCAGGGGCTCGGGCGCGCGCGGAGGCTTATACAATGGCACGAGACGGAGGGCGCAGGGCGCCCGGCGCGCCCCGCCGGGCGCGAAGATGAGCGAGGAGGAACGCGTGGAATCGAAGATGCGCATCGCCGTGTGCGACGACGAGCAGGCCATCGCCGACTTGGTGGGGCAGCTGCTCGTGGAGGCGGGGTTCTCCCCCTCGGTGTTCTACGCGGCGGCCGACCTGCTGGCCGAGCAGGCGGGCGAGCCCTTCGACCTCGTCATCCTCGACATCATGATGCCCGGCATGGACGGGTTCGCCTGCTGCCGCGAGCTCAGGCGCACGAGCTCGGCGCCCATCATCTTCCTCACGGCGAAGGACGAGGAGATCGACAAGGTGGTGGGTTTCGAGCTGGGTGCCGACGACTACGTGGTGAAGCCGTTCAAGCCCCGCGAGCTCGTCGCCCGCGTCCGCGCGCGCCTGCGCCGCAGCGCGGCGGCCGACGCGGGGAAGGCGGCCGACCAGGGCGTGCTCGAGTGCGGCGGCATCGCGCTCGACGAGAGCGCCTACGCGGCCACGCTGCACGGTGAGCCGCTCTGCCTCACGCCGAAGGAGTTCGCCATCCTCGCCTGCCTCATGCGCGACAGCGGCCATCCCGTGGCCTCGCGCGACCTGTTCGAGGCGGTGTGGGGCGAGGAGGCCAACGCCCAGAGCAACAACACGGTGATGGTGCACATCCGCCATCTGCGCAAGAAGCTGGCCGCCGTCGACTCGTCCCAGGAGTTCGTCGAAACGGTGTGGGGCGTCGGCTACAAGCTGGGCTAGGAGGAGGAAGCTATGGAGGCACCTGCGCGCTCCCAGGCGCGGATCGACCAGACGAAGCGGCTCTCGAACGCCATCCTGCGCCGGACGGTGGTGAACGTCATCCTGTTCATGGTCATATACCTCGTGCTGTACGGCGGCTTCATGACCGTGTTCGGCTCGACCGTGTCGAACGCCGTCTACGAGCTGCTCGACTACAACTACACGCTGCACACGATGCTCGCCAGCACGTTCATGATATGCTCGGCCATCGGCTTCGTGCTGGGCATCGTGCTCGTGGTGCGCTCGGGCATCAACCGGGGCCTGCGCTACTTCGACCTGCTGCTCGACTCGATGTCCGACATCCTGGCGAAGAGCGACGGCCCCGTCATGCTGCCGAGCGAGCTGGCGCCCACCGCCATGGCGCTCAACACCATCAAGGCCGCCTCCGAGCAGAACGAGCGCGCCGCGAAGGCGGCCGAGGAGCGCAAGAACGAGCTGGTGGTGTACCTGGCGCACGACATCAAGACGCCGCTCACCTCCATCATCGGCTACCTCACGCTGCTCGAGGAGTCGCCCGACCTGCCGCTCGACGTGCGCGCCCGCTACACGAACATCACGCTGGACAAGGCCTACCGGCTCGAGGAGCTGCTCGACGAGTTCTTCGAGATCACGCGCTACAACCTGCAGGCCATCCCCATCGAGCGCTCGCGCTTCGACGGCGCGCTGTTCGTGAACCAGGTGATGGACGAGTTCTTCCCGCTGGCCGAGGGGCGCCGCCTCGAGCTGGTCTACGAGGGGCCGGCCGAGCTGTCGGTGTTCGCCGACGCGGGCCGCGTGGCGCGCGTGCTCAACAACGTCATCAAGAACGCGGTGGCCTACGCCGACCCCGAGACGGACGTGAAGGTGCGCACGGGCCTCGTGACGGCGGCCGACGGCTTCGTGTGGTGGGAGCTCACGGTGAGCGACCAGGGCCGCGAGCTGTCGCCGCAGCACCTCGAGCGCGTGTTCGAGAAGTTCTACCGCGCCGACGAGTCGCGCGGGTCGCAGGCGGGCGGCGCGGGCCTCGGCCTCGCCATCTCCCGCGAGATCGCCCGCGCCCACGGCGGCGACATCTACGCTTCGAGCGACGCCGGCCTCACCTCGTTCACCATCTGGATCCCCCAAGGCCCCAGCGTGGCGCGCTCGTGACGCGGCCCCGCGCAGCCCCGCACCGGTGCCGGAAAGAAGGAGCCGTACTATGATCGAGCTCGTCGCCTACGAGCCGCCGCTCAACGAGGCGCTGTTCGCCTTCCTCGGCCGCTGCCTGCCCGAGTCGGGGCGCTCGTTCGACCCGGAGGGGCGCCATGCGCACCTGATGCGCATCGAGGAGGCGTACGAGGCGCTCTGGTGCCTCGTCGAGGACGGCGGCGAGGTCGTGGGATGCGCGGGCGTGCGCGCGCTCGACGCGCGGACCTGCGAGCTGAAGACGCTGTTCGTGTTCGAGCGCCTGCAGGGCCGGGGCTGGGGCCGGCGCCTCGCCGAGCGCGCCGTCGCCTTCGCGCGCGAGCGGGGGTACGACGCCGTGCGCCTCGACACCGTCTCCACGAGCGCGAACGCCATCGCGCTCTACCGGCGCCTGGGCTTCCGCGACATCGACCGCTACGGCGGCAACCCGATGGCCGACGTGTTCATGGAGCTGCGTCTGTCCTGATGGCGGGGCGGCAACGGATCGTCGGCGCTTTGTGCGGAACCTGTGGGCGCCCCGTCGCCCGCTTGCCGCGCGCGCCGCTTGCCGCTACAATAGGCGGGCTGCGAAAACGCAGGCACGTTCCGCTTGGTCCGCATGTTCACCGCATGCCCACCCAGAGGGACGCGCATACGACGCACGCGGGCCCGGGCCGGGCAGGCGTGCAGGGAGCGGCGCCCCGAACGAGGCGCTGCGCACGAAAGGTGGAATAGCACATGGCCAGCAAACTCAGCATCAGCAAGGAGCGCACCGCCGAGCTCGTCAAGGAATTCGGCAAGGGCGAAGGCGATTCCGGCAGTCCCGAGGTTCAGGTGGCGATCCTCACCGAGCGCATCCGCAACCTCACCGAGCACCTCAAGGTGCACAAGAAGGACAACCACACCCGCCGAGGCCTCATGATGCTCCTCGGCAAGCGTCGCGGTCTTCTGAAGTACATCAAGAACCGCAACATCGAGGAGTACCGTACGCTCATCAAGCAGCTCGGCATTCGCGACACCATCTAGCGTATGAAAGCCCGCCTTGGCGGGCTTTTACATAGACGGCGGGCGGGACGCAAGGGCGCATCCGCTCGCGGCGGCGGGGGAACGGTAAGTACCCCGGCGCCGAAGAAGCTGAGCGGCACTAGGGCCGTTCAGGTGAAGAGAAAGAAAGCAACATATGGAAAAAATCGTCGAATCCTTCGAACTGTACGGAAAGCAGTACCGTTTGGAGACTGGCGAGCTCGCCAAGCAGGCGACCGGCGCGGTCGTCGTCACGCAGGGCGACACGACCGTGCTCGTCACGGCCGTCATCTCGAAGGAGGAGAAGGACTACGACTTCTTCCCCCTCACGGTCGACTTCATCGAGAAGATGTACGCGGTCGGCCGCATCCCGGGCGGCTACCTCAAGCGCGAGGCGCGTCCCTCCGACAAGGGCACGCTGACGGCCCGCATGGTGGACCGTCCCATCCGCCCCGGCTTCGCCGACGGCTTCAAGCGCGAGGTGCACGTCGTGTGCACGACGCTCGTCGTCGACAGCATCAACCCGCCCGACACCGTCTGCGTCATGGGCGCCAGCGCGGCCCTCATGCTGGGCGCGGCTCCCTTCGACGGCCCCGCCGCCTGCGTGCGCATCGGCCGCGACGTCGAGACGGGCGAGTTCATCGTGAACCCCACGTTCGAGGAGTCCGAGAACTCGGACCTCGAGCTGACCATCGCCGGCACGGCCGACTACATCTCCATGGTGGAGGCGGGCGCCGACGAGATCTCCGAAGAGGACATGCTGGCCGCCATGACGTTCGGCCAGGAGGCCATCGCCGCGTTCTGCGAGGTCCAGCAGCGCTTCCTCGAGCGCGCGAACATCGAGCCCCGCGAGTGGCCCATCCACGTCGCCGACCCGGCCATCGCCGAGCGCGTCGCGCCGTTCATGGCCGAGATGTCCGCCGCGCTGCACGATGCCGACAAGCTGTCGCGCATGGGCAAGGTCGAGGAGCTCAAGGCCCGCATCAAGGAGGAGCAGTTCTCCGACGAGGAGCGCGCCGCCTGGAAGGGCGACATCGCCGCCGAGCTCAAGAAGCTCGAGAAGAAGGCCATGCGCGCCATGGTCATCGAGACGGGCGAGCGCGCCGACGGCCGCCGTCCGGAGGACATCCGCCCGCTGTACATCGTGCCGGGCTACCTGCCCCGCGTGCACGGCTCGGGCCTGTTCCAGCGCGGCCAGACGCAGGCGCTCTCCGTCTGCACGCTCGGCATGCTGAACGAATGGCAGCGCCTCGACACCATCGACCCCGCCGAGGGCAAGCGCTACATGCACCAGTACAACTTCCCGCCGTACTGCACGGGCGAGACCGGCCGCATGGGCGCCCCGAAGCGCCGCGAGATCGGCCACGGCGCCCTCGCCGAGCGCGCGCTGCTCCCGGTGCTGCCGAGCGAGGACGAGTTCCCCTACGCCATCCGCGTGGTGTCCGAGGTCCTCGAGTCGAACGGCTCGTCGTCCATGGCCTCCACCTGCGGCTCCACGCTGGCCCTCATGGACGCCGGCGTGCCCATCAAGGCGCCCGTGTCGGGCATCGCCATGGGCCTCATCAAGGAGGGCGACGACGTGGTCATCCTCTCCGACATCCAGGGCATCGAGGACTTCCTCGGCGACATGGACTTCAAGGTGTGCGGCACGGAGAAGGGCATCACCGCCCTGCAGATGGACAACAAGGCCCGCGGCCTGTCCGTCGAGATCCTCGCCCGCGCGCTCAAGCAGGCCAGCGAAGGCCGCGCCCACATCCTCGGCGCCATGCTGGAGACCATCTCCGCGCCGCGCGAGGAGCTCTCCGAGTTCGCGCCGCGCATCGAGACCATCCACATCCCGGTGGACAAGATCCGCGACGTCATCGGCTCGGGCGGCAAGGTCGTCCGCGGCATCCAGGAGGAGACGGGCGCCAGCATCAACATCGAGGAAGACGGCACCATCCACATCGCCGCCATCGAGGGCCCGGCCGGCGAGGCCGCGAAGGCCATGATCCTCGGCATCGTGAAGGAGCCCGAGGTGGGCGAGCAGTTCGACGGCGAGGTCGTGGGCATCAAGGACTTCGGCGCGTTCGTCAAGCTGACCCCCGGCAAGGACGGCCTGCTGCACATCTCCCGCGTGGCCAACGGCCGCGTCGGCAAGGTGGAGGACGTGCTGAACCTCGGCGACGTCATCAAGGTGGAAGTGCTCGAGGTGGACCCGAAGACGGGCAAGATCTCGCTCGACCGCCTCGACAAGCCCGACGCTCCCGAAGGCTCCGCCCCCAGCGGCGAGCGTCGCGAGCGCAGCGACCGCGGGGATCGCGGCGACCGCAACGGCGGCCGCGACAACCGTCCGGGCCGCAGCGGGCGCGAGGGCAACGGCGGCCGCACGCCGCGCCGTCGCCACGACGCGTAGCGATTCCGGCGCGCACGCGCTGCAAGGTTGATTGCGAAGGGGCCGCGCGCGGCCCCTTCGTCGTTGCGGGGGCGACGTTGCCCGGACAAATCGTGCCGACCGGGTAACGGGCGCGCAAACCCCGCCTTCGACGTGGTAGGATACGCACGGTAACGAAGCGAAAGGCAGGTAGCGATGATCAAGGTGGCAGTTGCGGGATGCGCGGGCCGCATGGGCAGGACCGTGTGCGACACGGTGCGCGCGGCGGACGACATGGAGCTTGCATGCGGCATCGACCCGCATAGGCCCGAGGTCGACTTCCCCGTGTACCCGACGGTGGCGGCGGCGCTCGAGTCGTGGGCGTTCGACGTGCTCGTGGACTTCACCCAGCCCTCCGTGGTCGCCGACAACCTGCGCGAGGCCCTTCCCGCCGGCGTCGACTGCGTGGTGGGCACGACGGGCCTGTCGAACGAGACGCTCGAGGAGCTGGCCGCGCTCGCACCGGCGGGCACGTGCCTGTTCTACGCGCCGAACTTCACGACGGGCGCGGTGCTCATGATGGAGTTCGCGAAGGCGGCGGCGCCGTACTTCCCGGAGGCCGAGGTCATCGAGTTCCACCACTGCAACAAGAAGGACGCCCCCTCGGGCACCGCGGTGCGCACGGCGCAGATCATCGCCGAGGCGCGCGACGGCCGCGCGAGCGAGGCGCCGGGCAACGAGACCGAGATCGAGGGCGCCGAGGGCGCGCGCGGCGCGCTCGTGGACGGCGTCCCCGTGCACTCGGTGCGCTCGATGGGCTACGTGGCCAGCCAGGAAGTGATCTTCGGCTCGCTGGGCCAGACGCTTTCCATCCGCCACGACTCGTGGGAGCGCACGTCGTACATGCCGGGCGTGCTGCTGGGCATCCGCAGCGTGGGCTCGTGCGAGGGACTCGTTGTAGGTTTGGAGAACTTCATGGCCTGACGGCCCGTCTCGTGGCATAATAGCCGTTCAGGCACTTGTTCGTGTACGATGGATGCGCGCTCGGCACTCGGCGGCGCGCGTGGAAGGTGAGGAGTCAGAGCATGTCGCAGCCCCGGTTCGGCCGAATGATACCGGCCATGGTCACGCCCTTCGATGGGAATCGCGAGCTCGATCTCGACAAGGCTCAGGCGCTCGCCGCGCGCCTCGTCGACGGCGGCAGCGACTCCCTCATCATCAACGGCACGACGGGGGAGAGCCCGACCGTGTTCTACCCGCAGAAGATGGAGCTGTTCCGCGCCGTGGTGGAGGCCGTGGGCGACCGCGTGCCCGTCATCGCGAACGTCGGCGACAACTGCACGGCCGACACGGTGAACTTCGCCCGCGATGTGCAAGAGCTCGGCGTCGACGGCTTCATGTGCGTGGTGCCCTACTACAACAAGCCCCCGCAAGAGGGCATGTACCAGCACTTCCGCACCATCGCCGACGCGGTCGAGCTGCCCATCATCCTGTACAACATCCCGGGCCGCTGCGTGGTGAACATGGAAGCCGACACCACGCTGCGCCTCGCGCACGACTGCGCCAACGTCGTGGCCGTGAAGGAGGCGTCGGGCAAGATGGACCAGATCAAGGCCATCGTCGACGGCGCTCCCGAGGGCTTCGCCGTGTACTCCGGCGACGACGCCGCCACGTTCGACATCATGAAGCTCGGCGGCACCGGCGTCATCTCCACCATCGGCAACGTGTCTCCGGCGCGCATGAAGGAGATCGTGGATCTGTGCGCGGCCGGCGACTGGGAGGCCGCCGCGGCGGCCAACGAGCGCCTGATGCCGCTCATGACGGGGCTGTTCGAAACCTCGAACCCCATCCTCGTCAAGGAAGCGCTCAAGCTGCTGGGCTTCCCCGTGGGCGGCGTGCGCCTGCCGCTCGTGGACGCCACGCCCGAGCAGTCCGAGCGCCTGGCCGCCACCATGCGCGAAGTGGGCGTGCTCGACGCGTGAGCGCGACCGCCGAAACCGCTTGGACGCCGCGCGCGAGCGCTGCGTCCAAGCGGTTTCGCAAGCAAGGACCGAAGCATCGCGTGAAGCGGTGCATGACATAACCGCGATGTGCGGGCTTGCAGGTGCGAACGGATTTCCACCTGCGGCGAGACCAGCCGGGATGCCCCGGCTCCTCGCATATGCGCCCCCCCGTCGCCCGAGAAAAAGGAACGACATGGAAGAGAAGAACCCGCGCGCTCAGCGCGGAAGCGATCGCGCACGCACGGAGAACCGCACCGGCGGGACCCCGCGCAAGGGTGAGAAAGCGCCCCGCGCGAACGGTGGCGGCGAAAGCGGCCAGAACGCCGGCCAGAACGGCCAGAACAACAAGAAGACGCGCACGTACAAGCACGTGCAGCTCGAGCACAAGCGCCCGCAGCTGACGAAGGGCGAGCAGGCCTCCCAGGGGGGCCAGCGCCCGGCGGACCGCAACGACCAGAGCGCGCGGCGCAGCTTCGCCTCGCCGAAGAAGGATCCGAACGCCACGCTCAAGATCATCCCGCTCGGCGGCCTCGACGCCATCGGCAAGAACATGACGGCCTTCGAGTGCAAGGGCGACATGATCCTCGACGACGCCGGCCTCATGTTCCCCGACGACAACCATCCGGGCGTCGACCTCATCCTGCCCGACTACACTTACGTGCTCGAGAACGCCGACAAGCTGCGCGGCATCATCATCACGCACGGCCACGAGGACCACACCGGCACGCTGCCGTACCTCATGAAGGACCTCGACCGCAACGTGCCCATCTACGGCACGAAGATGACGCTCGGCCTCATCGAGGGCAAGTTCGCCGAGCACAAGATCAAGAACGCCAAGCTCGTGGAGATCAAGCCCGGCGACCAGATCAAGCTGGGCTGCTTCACGGCCGAGTTCTTCGCCGTGAACCACTCCATCCCGGGCGCCGTGGGCGTGTTCTTCCAGAGCCCGGCCGGCAACGTCCTGCACACGGGCGACTTCAAGCTGGACCAGACGCCCATCGACGGCGTGAACACCGACTTCGGCGCGCTGTCGAAGTTCAGCGAGATCGGCGTCGACCTCATGATGAGCGACTCCACGAACGCGCAGAACCCCAACTTCACGCCGTCGGAGGCCGAGGTGGGCAAGGAGCTGGCGAAGATCATCGCGCAGGCGAAGGGGCGCGTCATCATCGCGTCGTTCGCCAGCCACATCCACCGCATGCAGCAGATCTGCGACGCGGCGGTGGCCAACGGCCGCAAGGTGGTGGTCACGGGCCGCTCGATGATCCAGAACACCGACATCGCGCGACGCCTGGGCTACCTCAGCATCAGCGACACCGACCTCATCGACGCCTACGACCTCAAGGGCATCCCGCCCGAGCAGGTGGTCATCATGTGCACGGGCAGCCAGGGCGAGCCGCTCTCGGCGCTGGCCCGCATCGCCAACGGCGAGCACCGCACCATCACCATGGACGAGGGCGACACGGTCATCGTGTCGGCCACGCCGGTGCCGGGCAACGAGAAGGCGGTCACACGCGTCATCAACGGCCTGGCGAAGATCGGCGCGGACGTGTACGACAAGAACCGCGCCCGCGTGCACGTGTCGGGCCATGCCGGCGCCGAGGAGCTCAAGCTGGTGCTGAGCATCGTGAAGCCCAAGGCGTTCATGCCGGTGCACGGCGAGGCGACGCACCTGCGCGCCCACGCCCGCCTGGCCGAGGCCACGGGAGTGCCGGCCGACAACGTGTTCATCTGCGAGAACGGCGAGAGCCTCGAGCTGACGTCGAACGGCGTCGTCCGCGGCGAGACCGTGCAGAGCGGCATCGTGTTCGTGGACGGCCTGTCGGTGGGCGACACGTCGCAGGGCGTGCTGGACGAGCGCAACGCGCTGGGCTCGCAGGGCTTCGCGGCCATCGCCGCCGCGGTGTCGCCGAAGGGCAAGAACGTGGTGGGCAGCGTGCAGATCGAGATGCACGGCATCACGGGCGGCGACGACGACTTCCTCGTGCGCGACGCGCAGAACACCGTGAAGAGCGCCCTCGGGCGCGCCATGGGCAAGGGCGGCGGCCAGAAGGAGTGGAAGAAGGCCGGGCGCGATGCCCTGCTGTCGCTGCTGTGGGAGCGCACGAAAACCCGCCCCATGGTGATTGTGAACTTGCTCGAGGTTTAAGCTATAATGGCCGCATGCACCTTATGGGCGCATGCGGCCGCGTCATCGGCCGAAACGAACTCATGAAACGCAGATCAAACGCAGCATAAAGGAGTAGGGCGTGGCCCGACAGTCATCCAGCACCGCGAAGCCGAAACCGTCTTCCGCGGCGAAATCGAAGGGCAAGGCGGCCTCTCCCGCCGAAAAGCGGGCGAAGCAGGCCAAGGGCTCCCGCGCGCAGGCGGCGGAGGAACCCCGCCTGTTCGACGAGCGCACGCGCCGCGACATCACGGGCGTGGCGTTCGCCGTGCTCGCCGTCGTGCTGTTCGTGGCGGCGGTGCTGCCCACGAACGCCGTGGTCACCTCGTTCGTCTCGTCGGCGCTCCACCTCACGCTGGGCCTGGGTGCCTACCTGCTGCCGTTCTTCCTGCTGGTCATCGGCGCCAGCTTCCTCGCGCGCTTCGACCGCGAGCGCGTGCCGCTGCGCGTGGCCGTGGGCCTCGTGATGATCTTCGTGGCCGTGCTCACCATGCTGGCCCTGTTCACGCCCGAGTCCGCGCCCGACGCCACCGACCGGCTGTTCCTGGCCGACGAGCTCGTCGCGCGCGGCGGCTACGTGGGCGCCGGCATCGCGTGGGTGGGCCTCAGCCTGTTCGGGCAGGTGGTGTCGTGCATCGTCATGGTCGGCGTCATCCTGGCCGGGCTCGTGATCATCGGGTTCTCGGTGTCGAAGCTCGTGGAGCGCGTGCAGGACGCGCGCCGGGCGCTCGTCGGCGAGGAGGGCGACGGCGGCGTGCTGGCCGCGCCGCCCTACGCCCGCGTGAGGCGCGAAGGAGGCGCGAAGGTGCCCGTGGTGCCCACGACCGGCGAGGTGGTGGAGGCGGGCGCGACGAACGTCCTGCCGCGCGCCAAGGAAGCCGCGAAGGCCCGTCCGAGCAAGCCCCGCCGCGCGTCGCAGTCGCTGGCCACGCAGGTCATCGGCGGCCGCGCATCCGCCGCGGAGGAGGCGGTGGGCGAGGCCCCGCAGGCGCTCACACGCAAGCTCGGCCGCAAGCACGATAAGGACGCCGGCCCTTCGTCGGCCCCCAAGTCGTCGGCCAGCTCCACGCCCCTGGCCGCGCCGAGCCCGGCGGACGGCTTCGTGCTGCCGCCCGCCGACCTGCTGGCCGTGTCGAAGAACTCCAAGAAGGACAAGGCCTCCGACGCCGAGCTGGCCGACACCGCCGCGTGCCTCCAGGAGACGCTCGAAAGCTTCGCCATCATGGCCGAGGTCGTGGGCTGGGTCGCGGGCCCCACCGTGACGCTGTTCAAGGTGGACCTGCCCGCCGGCGTGCGCGTGAGCCGCATCACGGCGCTCGAGCAGGACATCGCGCTCGCGCTGGCCGCGCCGGGCGTGCGCATCTTCGCGCCCATCCCCGGCACGAACTACGTCGGCATCGAGGTGCCGAACCGCTCGCGCCAAAGCGTGCTGCTCGGCGACGTCATCAAGGACGCCACCGAAGGCCCGCTGCAGATCGTCATCGGCAAGGACGTCGAGGGCCGCTCCATCATCTCCGACCTCGCGAAGATGCCCCACCTGCTCATCGGCGGCACCACGGGCTCGGGCAAGTCGGTGGCCATCAACGCCATGATCATGTCCATCCTCATGCGCGCCACGCCCTCCGAGGTGCGCTTCATCATGATCGACCCGAAGCGCGTGGAGTTCACGCCCTACAACGGCATCCCGCACCTGTACGTCCCCGTGGTCACCGAGCCGCGCGAGGCGGCCAGCGCGCTGTCGTGGGGCGTGGCCGAGATGGAGCGCCGCCTCAAGGTGTTCTCGAAGGTGGGCGCCCGCAACATCGGCCAGTACAACGCGAAGGTGCAGGCCGAGATCGCCGCCCAGCAGAGGGCCGTCGAGGCCGGCGAGGAGCCGCCCGCCGGCGAGATGGGCGCCGAGCTGCCCTACCTCGTCATCATCATCGACGAGCTGGCCGACCTCATGATGAACGTGGG is a genomic window containing:
- a CDS encoding exonuclease domain-containing protein — encoded protein: MLYTFFDVETPNRHNDRICSIGAVVTDQDGAIVEKKSYLVNPESGFDDINIRIHGIAPTDVLNAKTFPELWDDSLSAFFPVDGVVAHNARFDLGVLTKTLVSYGIPSPKMSYACTLDMSKRIDFIGGGKLPQVCEALGIDLAKHHQAESDAAACMRVFWTLVRMTGSMPDFIAYEPGAKRRKQSGGQHRSVSDKTKAMQWLIPLLEEVVSNGEVSTFEAEAVLEFFGLHEELASDPALSPVVSLLQNAIADGWIDEAESNELAGLISHIVNPSNSIEGNVGFADKKFVLTGSFNHGTKDDVSAFIRGRGGEVLQSVTKKCDYVVIGGCGSEAYSLGSYGGKVKKALDWQAKGVPMQVIEECDLYGEGK
- a CDS encoding leucine-rich repeat domain-containing protein, which produces MKKSILGSSVNWEFSQSDGTLRISGTGKMPRFTQNKESGRFDDNPWNSIKNEIATLIVDEEVVSVSGAAFWKCKNLTKAIMPHVLHIHAGAFYECSALDEVAVEEVVTIGEGAFENCSSLRRIAPELSPSSKRKIESLVFVDECAFSGCENLDSVTFSNLKAVGRGAFYRCSSLQSASCERLASIAEHAFRECSSLAECRVRNGCVIAEGAFSKSSLSAPTKFID
- the rpsO gene encoding 30S ribosomal protein S15, with amino-acid sequence MASKLSISKERTAELVKEFGKGEGDSGSPEVQVAILTERIRNLTEHLKVHKKDNHTRRGLMMLLGKRRGLLKYIKNRNIEEYRTLIKQLGIRDTI
- a CDS encoding sensor histidine kinase, with product MEAPARSQARIDQTKRLSNAILRRTVVNVILFMVIYLVLYGGFMTVFGSTVSNAVYELLDYNYTLHTMLASTFMICSAIGFVLGIVLVVRSGINRGLRYFDLLLDSMSDILAKSDGPVMLPSELAPTAMALNTIKAASEQNERAAKAAEERKNELVVYLAHDIKTPLTSIIGYLTLLEESPDLPLDVRARYTNITLDKAYRLEELLDEFFEITRYNLQAIPIERSRFDGALFVNQVMDEFFPLAEGRRLELVYEGPAELSVFADAGRVARVLNNVIKNAVAYADPETDVKVRTGLVTAADGFVWWELTVSDQGRELSPQHLERVFEKFYRADESRGSQAGGAGLGLAISREIARAHGGDIYASSDAGLTSFTIWIPQGPSVARS
- a CDS encoding GNAT family N-acetyltransferase; protein product: MIELVAYEPPLNEALFAFLGRCLPESGRSFDPEGRHAHLMRIEEAYEALWCLVEDGGEVVGCAGVRALDARTCELKTLFVFERLQGRGWGRRLAERAVAFARERGYDAVRLDTVSTSANAIALYRRLGFRDIDRYGGNPMADVFMELRLS
- a CDS encoding response regulator transcription factor, whose amino-acid sequence is MESKMRIAVCDDEQAIADLVGQLLVEAGFSPSVFYAAADLLAEQAGEPFDLVILDIMMPGMDGFACCRELRRTSSAPIIFLTAKDEEIDKVVGFELGADDYVVKPFKPRELVARVRARLRRSAAADAGKAADQGVLECGGIALDESAYAATLHGEPLCLTPKEFAILACLMRDSGHPVASRDLFEAVWGEEANAQSNNTVMVHIRHLRKKLAAVDSSQEFVETVWGVGYKLG
- the relB gene encoding type II toxin-antitoxin system RelB family antitoxin, translated to MAMTASAIRFEPNEKEWIAAFAEMNGSTFSAQVRQWTLERLEDELDARDLSQAIEEDDGTRISWSKAKADLGLAI